In Deltaproteobacteria bacterium, the DNA window GAATACGAGAAACTGGATGTCCTTCGGCCGGATCTTCCCCACGGCGTTCAGCCCGCCGCCTTCGGCTTGCCGACCCGGAGGACGCATTCGTCGCGCCCCTCCCCGCGGGTCCCCTCGAAGCAGAGCGTACAGCGCAGCGCCCCTTCCCAGGTTCCGAAGTCGACCGAGTGTGCGACCTTGCACAGTGTCTCGACGTCGTCGTCCGGAAGCCCCATCGCCCGCCATTCGTCGACCAGCGGACATTTCGACATGGCGATGACCGCCTCGTCGGGACCGAGGGATACGATCCGCGGAGCGAACTGGTGCTGCTTCACCGGGTCCGGCGACGCGAACTCCCGGGCCGCCTGGGCCAGGTCCCCCCCGCGCGCCTTCTCCGAGTAGTTGCGCCTCGACTTCTCCTCGCCGTAGTTGTAGATCGCCTCGCTCATCAGGTCGATCGCCTGCGCCTCGCCCAACCGCTTCCGCAAAACAAGGAACAGGTGCGCGTAGACCGCCGCCCGCTGGCGGGTCGCCTGCGCCACCTTTTCGCCGATGTCCGACATGAGCCCTCCCCGCGCCTTGGTGCTTCCATTCATGAATCTTGA includes these proteins:
- a CDS encoding L-2-amino-thiazoline-4-carboxylic acid hydrolase, with translation MSDIGEKVAQATRQRAAVYAHLFLVLRKRLGEAQAIDLMSEAIYNYGEEKSRRNYSEKARGGDLAQAAREFASPDPVKQHQFAPRIVSLGPDEAVIAMSKCPLVDEWRAMGLPDDDVETLCKVAHSVDFGTWEGALRCTLCFEGTRGEGRDECVLRVGKPKAAG